TTGTCAGCTTTATATCTATGACACAGAGGACGAAATCAACAACAGGATCAATGCAGTTAATGGTGGCAGGGATGCTGTTAATTGAAGAAATTGTGCAATCTTTGTTGCATACGTTGGATGAGCATAACAGGTTGGTTAAAGGTTTTCGTATGGCTCGCGAAAGGGTTAGGCAAAATGCAGTAGATGAGTTTAAATTGGTTCTGATTTCATCGAGTTCAGCAAGTGGCCGACCAAATCACATTGCTCCATCAAATGAGGTAGCATGATTGATTTTTAATTCTCCTTATGCAAAAGGCTGTCGAGATACTGTCATTGATTCTAGAGTTGGCGGATTACAGAGGATTTCTGAGACCGATCCACGTTTCATGCAACTTCAATATCCATTACTTTTCCCTCACGGAGATATTGGATATTACCGTGAGATCCCATTAAATAGACTTGTGAAGCATTCTAAGATAGACGTAGAAGTTACCGAATCTGAAGATCCTGACGAAAAAGGTGCTAGAAAGTATATTACAATGAGAgagttttataattataaactaATGATACGTCTTTCAGAAGGTACAAATTTGCTATTTAACATAAGTATAATTTCTCATTCAGCTGTTTAATTTTGTGATAATTAGTTTATATTCGATTCATTTATACCTTTTACTGTAACAGGTTTGACACCACATCTTGGAGGTCGTTTATGGCAGCAATATGTTGTGGATGCTTTCACCGCAATTGAGCAGTACAAATTGGACTGGATTAGAGACCATCAAACTACTATAAGATCTGATCTCTACCATAATATCAGAGATGCAATACAAAAGGGAGATAGAAATCCATCCAATATTGGTAAAGCAATCATTCTTCCCGCTTCATTCACCGGAAGTAAGCGCTATATGACTAAGTATTTTAAAGACTCATTAGTAATATGTCGAACTTTAGGACACCCTTCATTGTTCCTTACTATGACCACTAATATAAAATGGCCCAAAATTCAGCACATGTTAAAACATATGCCTGGTTTTGATGTTGCTGATGCACCTGATGTTTTAGCCAGAGTCTTTAAAATGAAGGTTGATCAACTTATGGATATGATTAAAAAGAAAAATTATTTTGGCAGATGTATAGGAGGTATCATTTTCGCTAAGTTTGTTTATACTCATTTTATTATTCCTAAATTGTTCTATCAAAATGCACTTTTAGTATATATTTTGCCTGGTACTAACCGTTTTTCTATAATATTTCCATAGTGATGCATGTAATTGATCTCCAGAAGCGTGGATTGCCTCACGCTCATATATTAATTTGGCTGCACCCCGACGATAGACCTAAAACAACTGAGCAAATTGATAAAATGGTATCAACTAAAATTCTCGATCCAGAAATTGATCCAGTTGGATATAATGCCGTGAGCAATTATATGATCCACGGACCATGTGGTCCTGATTATACTAAATCTCCATGCATGGTCAAAGGCAACTATATAAAGCATTTTCCTAAGCGGTATTTTCATTAAGATCCTTAAATTATAAATACTTTACTTTGTTAATACCTCCAATTTTATTACCAgattttttacaattttaaatatgtTTTGTTACTAGTATAATTCTCATACATTTTTTGATGAGTGTGGATTCCCCATATATAAAAGAAGGAGGACTGGAATTACCATTAACAAGAAGGGGGTCAATCTTGATAATCGCTTTGTTGTCTAATTCAATCGCGATCTTTTGGTGCATTTTCAATGTCACATGAATCTGAAGATTTGCAATAATTCaagatcattaaagtaccttttcaAATACTATCTAAAGGGTCATGACACGGCAACAATGTGTTTGAGGAAAACACGTACAAGTACTTCTGCAACAATCCCAAAAAAAGCACCAAAAGGTCCGATTGATGAGGTAAAACATTATTTGGATAGGAGATATGTTTGCGCGTCAGAAGCATCTTGGAGGATATTTTCTTTTGACATTCATTCCCGTTGGCCATCGGTAGAGAGGTTACTGATACATTTACCAGGCGAGAAGCATGTTTCGTTTAAGGCTGAAGATGTCTTGGAGGATATTTGCGAC
This genomic interval from Apium graveolens cultivar Ventura chromosome 8, ASM990537v1, whole genome shotgun sequence contains the following:
- the LOC141679192 gene encoding uncharacterized protein LOC141679192 — its product is MASDIKDIDEEYLSNNQSVWDGYLDLGAPDKICSKCDAVMWNHGKNNKSSPNKSPTFSLCCKNGQVVQDKEKQPPEPLATLLAGGVHFKHFKQNIRFYNCMFAMSSTGGKIDHSINRGGAPYCFKRTKSTTGSMQLMVAGMLLIEEIVQSLLHTLDEHNRLVKGFRMARERVRQNAVDEFKLVLISSSSASGRPNHIAPSNERISETDPRFMQLQYPLLFPHGDIGYYREIPLNRLVKHSKIDVEVTESEDPDEKGARKYITMREFYNYKLMIRLSEGLTPHLGGRLWQQYVVDAFTAIEQYKLDWIRDHQTTIRSDLYHNIRDAIQKGDRNPSNIGKAIILPASFTGSKRYMTKYFKDSLVICRTLGHPSLFLTMTTNIKWPKIQHMLKHMPGFDVADAPDVLARVFKMKVDQLMDMIKKKNYFGRCIGVMHVIDLQKRGLPHAHILIWLHPDDRPKTTEQIDKMVSTKILDPEIDPVGYNAVSNYMIHGPCGPDYTKSPCMVKGNYIKHFPKRSLKYLFKYYLKGHDTATMCLRKTRTSTSATIPKKAPKGPIDEARSMFRLRLKMSWRIFATRQYQKKPKLEAWFDANQTFPNARNYSYSEFPNKFTWHPRPGIWKERKRRDVIGRLSEVHSSSGELLYLRMLLLRKKGSRSFEDLKTVNGHIHKTFKEACTALGLLQNDNQWHEAIAENSHTSLPPQLRAMFVNILAYSPISDQLRLWEANWQCMSDDILIIRRHMLNDPHLYLSDEDLKNYALAGLYLIIILPE